CAAAAGCAGCAATGTTTTCTTGGAGTTGCGCCATAGTCGTAGCCCCAATAATAGTGCTCATTACAAACGGTTGCTGATGCACAAACGCCAAGGCCATTTGGGTTAACGTCAATCCGTGTGCTTGGGCCAAGTCTTGGTACAACCTGGTGGCTTTATAACAATTATCGTTGTTGTATCGGGTAAATTGCGGAAACAACCCCAATCGCGAATCCGGTTGCATTCCGTTCAAATGCTTGCCGGTTAAGAAACTGAAGGCTAAGGGTGAATACGCCATCAACCCTACTTGTTCTCGCATACAAATTTCGGACAAGCCCACTTCAAACAAGCGGTTTAATAAGGAATATGGATTTTGAATCGTGGCTATTCTGGGTAGGTTGTGCTTTTCGCTTTCGTTTAAAAACTTCATCACGCCATAAGGATTCTCGTTAGAAACTCCGATGTGTTTAATCTTTCCGGCTTTGATTAAGTCGTCATAAACGCTCAATACTTCAAAGAAATTGTCCTGCCATTGCGCATCGATTTGGGTCACTCCGCGTTGCCCGAACATGTTCATCACGCGTTCCGGCCAGTGCATTTGGTATAAATCAATATACTCCGTCTGGAGGTTTTTTAAGCTGTTGTTTACCGCTTCGTGGATATTTTGTTTGGAAAAATTCAAAGGTTTGCGAATGTATTCCATCCCACGGTTGGGCCCGGCGATTTTGGTGGCCAGGACTACCTCTTCTCTTTTGCCCGACTTTTGCAACCAAGTGCCGATATACTTTTCGGTTAAGCCAAGGGTAGCTTGTTTAGCGGCAATAGGGTACATCTCGGCCGTATCAATAAAGTTGATACCTTTTTCAAAAGCATAGTCCAATTGGGCATGGGCCTCAGCTTCGGTATTTTGTTCGCCAAAGGTCATAGTCCCCAGGCATATTTTGCTAATCTTTATATCGGTATTGGGTAAAGTAGTGTAGTTCATTTTGAATTTTTGTAGAGACGAAATTCATTACGGCTCCTTTTTGCCCCGCAAAAGTAAAATATTGCTTGGGTTAATTCGGTTGGATTAACACATTTTTTGGAAACGTTTGAGAATAAAAAAGGCTCAAAGTGTATACTATGAACCTTATGTTGTAATTATGAAATTTACTGTTTCACAAACTTCTTGCTCACCACCGTTTTGCCTTTTGATTTAAGGGTTAACAAGTATACCCCTCCTTGCCATTGATGCACCGGTAGTGTAGCCTGTATAGAAACTCCGGCTATAGGATGCGTTTTATATACCTCTCTTCCCATCATGTCATAAATAACCAGACCGTCAACTACCTCTTGCCCGTTATAGGCAAAACTAATTTCTGTTGTTGCCGGGTTGGGACTTAGTACCAACTGTTGTCTTTCAAACTCAGGTGTATCCAGCGTGCAGCCCGCCACCGTTACATAAACAGGAGTGGCAGTAGCGGTAGTAGTACCGTTGCCTAGCTGCCCATAGTCATTACTACCCCAAGCCCACATAGCACCATTGCTCTTTAACGCTATGGCATGTTTCCATCCTGCCGATACCGAAGTCCAGTCATTATCAGTACCTATTTGTACCGGTTGCATTCTGTTAGTGGTGGTACCATCGCCCAGTTGGCTCATGTCATTCTCGCCCCAAGCCCATAAGGTACCATCGGTCTTAATGCCATAAGAACTTCTAGAACCTGCAGCAACAGTCAGCCAGCTATCGTTACCTATCTGACGAGGGGTATCCCTAAAATAGGAAGGTGATAAATTATCGCCTGTTTGCCCTTGACCACCGGTTCCCCAAGACCATAAAGTATGATTGGTTTTTAGCGCTAAGGCATGGCCAACTCCTGTATATATACTGAGCCAGTCGGTATCTGTTCCTATTTGTATAGGATATTGCTGAGCACTTACCGTGGAGGGGCCTACTAATCCTGCATTTAATCCCCAACCCCATAGCGTTCCATTGGTTTTAATAGCCAGACCTGTGCCATAACTTGCAGCAGCTACATTAGCCCAGTCCGCAGCTGTCCCTGCTTGTACAGGGCTAAGTCTATTGCTGCAACAGGTCCCATCACCCAACTGAAAAGAATCATTCTGACCCCATCCCCACAAAGTGCCATTAGTCTTCAATGCTAAGGTAAAATAACTGCTACAAGCCACCTGTTCCCAATTTGTTGATGTTCCTACTTGAACAAAAACATTCGAATTGATAACAGTTGAACCAATTCCCAATTGGCCGGTACTGTTGTCTCCTGCTGCCCATAAAGTCCCATTGTTTTTAACCCCTAAAGTGAAGTACCCTCCCGAGCTGACACTTTGCCAATTCGTGGCCGTACCCACTTGGGTTTGCACTACATTATCATTTTCCGAACCATTGCCTAACTGCCCATAGCCTCCTGAACCCCAAGCCCAAAAAGTTCCGTTTGATTTTAGTGCAACGGTATGATAATATCCGCAATCCATCGTACTCAAACACTGTCCTTTTATGGTAGCATTCATACAGCCCATTAGTATTAATAGTATTGTTTTTTTCATAAATTACTGTTTCACAAACTTCTTGCTCACCACCGTTTTACCGGCCTGTTGCAACGCCAGTATATAACTCCCTGCCGCCAGTTGACCGATGTTGAAACTGCTACTGAAGTCATTGTTGCCCATAGCTTCTATGGTGTAGACTTGCTTGCCGCTTATATCATAAATGGTAATGGTATCTACCGTTGAAACGCCTTTGTATGTAACCGCTATATCCTGCTGCGCCGGACTGGGGCTGATGGTAAAACGCGGCTCGGCTGTAAACTCCTCAGTGCCCAGAGCACAGCCTGCAATTACTAGCTGAGTAGGGGCGGCTTGTGGCGAAGTGGTACCGTTACCCAGTTCGCCAAAAACATTTCTGCCCCACGACCATAAAGAACCGTCACTGCGCAAAGCAACAGCATGATAGTTCCCACAACTGATACTCTCCCAGTTGGTGGCAGTGCCCAGTTGAACCGGGATATAACTGTAGTTAGTGGCTGAAGGGTTTATTTCGGTAATGTCATTATTACCCCATTGCCATAGGGTGCCATCTGTTTTTATACCCATTGAATAGCGACTGCCACCCCCCATCGCTT
Above is a genomic segment from Flavobacterium phycosphaerae containing:
- a CDS encoding NADP(H)-dependent aldo-keto reductase, whose product is MNYTTLPNTDIKISKICLGTMTFGEQNTEAEAHAQLDYAFEKGINFIDTAEMYPIAAKQATLGLTEKYIGTWLQKSGKREEVVLATKIAGPNRGMEYIRKPLNFSKQNIHEAVNNSLKNLQTEYIDLYQMHWPERVMNMFGQRGVTQIDAQWQDNFFEVLSVYDDLIKAGKIKHIGVSNENPYGVMKFLNESEKHNLPRIATIQNPYSLLNRLFEVGLSEICMREQVGLMAYSPLAFSFLTGKHLNGMQPDSRLGLFPQFTRYNNDNCYKATRLYQDLAQAHGLTLTQMALAFVHQQPFVMSTIIGATTMAQLQENIAAFDVVLSPALLAEINKIQATYPDPAP
- a CDS encoding T9SS type A sorting domain-containing protein → MKKTILLILMGCMNATIKGQCLSTMDCGYYHTVALKSNGTFWAWGSGGYGQLGNGSENDNVVQTQVGTATNWQSVSSGGYFTLGVKNNGTLWAAGDNSTGQLGIGSTVINSNVFVQVGTSTNWEQVACSSYFTLALKTNGTLWGWGQNDSFQLGDGTCCSNRLSPVQAGTAADWANVAAASYGTGLAIKTNGTLWGWGLNAGLVGPSTVSAQQYPIQIGTDTDWLSIYTGVGHALALKTNHTLWSWGTGGQGQTGDNLSPSYFRDTPRQIGNDSWLTVAAGSRSSYGIKTDGTLWAWGENDMSQLGDGTTTNRMQPVQIGTDNDWTSVSAGWKHAIALKSNGAMWAWGSNDYGQLGNGTTTATATPVYVTVAGCTLDTPEFERQQLVLSPNPATTEISFAYNGQEVVDGLVIYDMMGREVYKTHPIAGVSIQATLPVHQWQGGVYLLTLKSKGKTVVSKKFVKQ